A region of Vigna radiata var. radiata cultivar VC1973A chromosome 6, Vradiata_ver6, whole genome shotgun sequence DNA encodes the following proteins:
- the LOC106764244 gene encoding uncharacterized protein At4g06744-like: MSSMPAKLLVTILYIFLVSLPVHMSPHDVNTDTKNLRRSSSSGHRSKGTGGGGSAKGCNHSNNNLLDTNTTPCKKSTTIQAVPASPPLVFADQRLQVVYPVIQKFKSSITSDPLGVTNTWVGSDICSYRGFYCDTPPDNSSATALASVDFNGFQLAASTLDGFIDSLPDIALFHANSNSFGGTISPQIAKLPYLYELDVSNNQLSGPFPSAVLGMTGLTFLDLRFNFFSGAVPPQIFIQNLQVLFINNNIFTQGLPDNLATTQILLLTLANNKFMGPIPKSLPKALASLSEVLLLNNQLTGCLPYEIGFLQESTVFDAGNNQLTGPLPLSLSCLQKVEVLNLGGNLLYGMVPEVVCAGLVNLVNFSLSNNYFTHVGPFCRMLIQRGVLDVSNNCIPDLPFQRSVFECAEFFATPRMCPFIWFYSLIPCKLPFQNPIP; this comes from the coding sequence ATGAGTAGCATGCCTGCAAAATTGTTGGTCACAATTTTGTACATCTTCTTGGTGTCTCTTCCTGTGCACATGTCACCACATGATGTTAACACAGACACAAAAAATCTCAGAAGAAGTAGTAGCAGTGGCCACAGGAGCAAAGGTACTGGTGGTGGTGGCTCAGCCAAAGGTTGCAACCACAGCAACAACAATCTATTGGACACAAACACCACCCCATGTAAAAAATCTACCACCATTCAAGCAGTTCCAGCTTCACCCCCTCTTGTTTTTGCAGACCAAAGACTTCAAGTAGTGTATCCAGTAATCCAAAAGTTCAAATCTTCCATCACTTCTGATCCTCTGGGGGTGACCAACACTTGGGTTGGATCAGACATATGCAGCTACAGAGGCTTCTACTGTGACACTCCCCCTGACAATAGTTCTGCCACTGCTTTGGCCTCTGTTGACTTCAATGGTTTTCAACTTGCTGCTTCCACCCTTGATGGCTTCATTGATAGCCTCCCTGATATTGCTCTCTTCCATGCCAATTCCAACAGTTTTGGTGGCACAATCTCACCCCAAATAGCCAAACTTCCTTACCTATATGAGCTTGATGTTAGCAACAATCAGTTATCTGGTCCATTTCCCTCTGCTGTTCTAGGCATGACTGGTTTAACATTCTTGGACTTGAGGTTCAACTTTTTCTCTGGGGCAGTGCCACCACAGATATTCATACAGAACCTCCAAGTCCTTTTCATAAACAACAACATCTTCACTCAAGGGTTGCCAGATAACTTAGCCACCACTCAGATTCTCTTACTCACCTTAGCAAACAACAAGTTCATGGGTCCTATCCCAAAAAGTCTTCCCAAGGCTTTGGCCTCTCTAAGTGAAGTGTTACTACTTAACAACCAGTTAACAGGCTGTTTGCCTTATGAGATTGGTTTTCTTCAAGAGTCCACAGTGTTTGATGCTGGGAACAACCAATTGACAGGCCCTTTGCCTTTATCTTTGAGCTGTCTGCAGAAGGTGGAGGTGCTCAATTTGGGTGGTAATCTTTTGTATGGCATGGTGCCAGAAGTGGTGTGTGCAGGGTTGGTGAATTTGGTCAACTTTTCATTATCAAATAACTATTTCACACATGTGGGGCCATTCTGTAGGATGCTGATTCAGAGAGGGGTTCTTGATGTTAGCAACAATTGTATTCCTGATCTTCCCTTTCAGAGATCAGTGTTTGAGTGTGCTGAGTTCTTTGCAACACCAAGGATGTGTCCCTTCATCTGGTTTTATAGCCTCATCCCTTGTAAGCTTCCTTTTCAAAATCCCATTCCTTAG